CTTCCATCAATACCCACGGCTTCGTCACTACCCGCTTGATTTCTTCCACGAGTTTTTTCGCCAGCGGTTCCTGCCGGTATTCGTCGAGATATTTCATGGGGAATTCCCTCGCTCGCGCGCGAGCGCCTCAATGTCCGGCGGCTCCAATTCCTCAAGCTGCCCAAGTTCTTCCAGCGCCTTGTAAGTGCGTTCCGCCTCCGCCTCATCCACTTTCCCAATCGCCACGCCCACATGCACCAGCACGTAATCGCCGACTTGCACCTCCGGCATGTATGTAAGGCAGATTTGTTTGACCACCCCGCCGAAGTTTGTTCGCGCCATGCGCAAACCCTCGGCATCGTTAGCGATTTCGATCACCTTCCCAGGTATGGCCAGGCACATTTTTTTATTTAGAAAATGGTTCCACCGAAATTTTTACCGCGTCATTCGCCGTCAGCAACGGAAACAACTCGAGATGAATCTCCCGCCGGTGTGGGCACATGCCCGCGCGGCGCGCGTCGAATTCATGTCCTCGGCGGCATTTCAAGATATTCAGTTTTAACGTCCCCTCGTCAAGCCGCGTACCGCACGCCGGACAAAGATTGCGATACGCATAAAGATTCCCGCCGGTCTTCACCACCAGCACCGGCGCATCTTCTAATTCAATGGATCGCATCTCGCCTTCATCGAGTTCACCCAAATCCTCCAGCACGATCCAATGCAAAGGCTCCGTCGGCGCAACTCCGGCAATGGGTGGCTGCATCAGCACGGCTTCAACTTCGAATCTCAGCAAATCCGGGCATGCTTCTTCCACCGCCTCGCGCACTGCCAATTCCATTGTCAGCGAAGAGGACGGAAAATCCTGGCATTCGCTTCGCACCCGCAATCGCGCGTGATTGTTTTCAAACGTGATGAGTTCCACGTTCCCGCCCTGGCTTTGCATGAAGGGACGCACCCGATCCAACGCCTCAAGCAATCGCTTTTCCAGCGGCACCGGATGTAATCCATGAATCAACAGCAATCCCCGGATGACACCATCGCGCAACAACCCATCGCTCAACTCCCTGCCCGCCGCGCCCGCGTTCTTGAGCAGTTGCATGATCCGTCTCAGCCCGTCTTCGTGCAGTTCCAAAACCGATTCCAAACACTCCCGCAAAAGCTCGCGCGCCTGGGTATCCTGAAGCGAACTGATTTTGCCGGTCAATTCCTGGATGCGCCGGCCACGCGATTTCGTTTCGACTTGCGGGAAGTGCGCCGCATCACCCGCCGGTCCGTCCAACTTCGACGGAATAGAGGTGAGGGCTAAAATCGCATTCATACCGTTCAACACCATTTACAAACTAAACTTCTTTTGTTACCGCCGGAGCAAGGCCGGACGATTTCGTTTTTCCGCCAGTAAGTTCCCGGATCAATTCACCAATCATTGCCATCGCGCCTGGTATTGCCGCTTTCACTTTCTCGCTCAATTCCAGCGCACCGTCCTCGTTCTCAACCATCGCCGGTTCACAGCCAACCAAAAATAATTTCCCCCGCACGCCACCGCCGAGCGATTGCGCCATTTGTATCACCGCGACCGGATCCATCGAATGCGCATCCACCGAAGTGCGGTCAAGTTCGTTCAAATGGTTCATATCCGGCTCGATCAGATAAACCGTCCCCGGCGCCTGGCCGCGCGTCGTGGCATCCACCAGAATGATCGCATCAAAATCATTCGTCAGCGCATAAGCCAGATCGTAACTGCGAATGCCGAAGTCCGTGACCGTCACATTTTCAGGAAGCTTCACCCGTTTCAATTCGCGCGCGACTTCGCAGCCAAAGGCATCGTCGCCGTAAAAAATATTTCCAATGCCCGCGACGAGTATTTTCATGCGAGTGCCTTCATGGATGGATGGGTATTTTTCCGGCACGAAGTCGGCGGAGAAATTTCAGAGATGAGAGTGATGCTTTTCATTCTGCTCCAAGCCTTGTCATCCCTCCATCCCCGGCCCGGCTTAAAGGCCATCAACCATTGCTATTATTATCGCCAGCAAAATCTTGCGGCTTCTCGAATGTTCAGCACGACATATACCACCCGTAAAATGCAATAAAATCAGCAAAAGAAAAGCGACACCTCTTGCAGATTGCAAAAAAGTGCCGCATTTTATTCGCAAATTGCGCGAGACGTTTTTGTCGTCAGGCGAATTCTTCAATCATCTTTTTGTTGAAAGCCGGAATATCATCCGGCTTCCGGCTGGTGATCAAGCCTTCATCTACGACAACTTTTTCGTCCACCCAACTTGCGCCCGCGTTGATCAAGTCCGTTTTGATGGAAGGATACGACGTCATTTTTCGTCCGTTCACGACACCCGCTTCGATGAGCGTCTGCGGCCCGTGACAAATTGCTGCCACCGGTTTATGCGCGTCAAAAAACTCCCGCACAAATCTCACCGCCAGGGGCAGCGTGCGCAATTTATCGGGATTCATCACGCCGCCCGGCAGCACTAGGGCGTCGTAATCGCCGCTTTTGGCATCCTTCAATTTCACATCCACGTCGAATTCTTTGCCATAGTCCGTTTCATCCCACCCTTTGACCTTTCCGTTCTCTGGCGAGATGATATCGGTCTCAGCGCCGGCCTCCTTCAAGGCTTCATTCGGCCCTTCCAATTCGCTTTGTTCAAAACCGTTCGCGACGAGTATCGCGATCCGTTTGCCTTTCAATTCGGTTTTCATGGCTTAATGCGTGGCCGAATTACCAATCAAGGTTTCGCTTTCACGGCGGCTTCCGTCGTCTGCGCCATGCTCAAATGTTCCTGCAAGGTCGGCAGCGTCTTGGAAACCCAGCCCTTCAAATCGGCGTCGTCCCCGTGGTCCGCTTCTTTCTGAAACATTTTCACCGTTTTTTCGTGGTCGCTAAGCATGATCTTCATATACGCCTTGTCGAAATCGTTGCCGGAAAGATTTTGCAATTTCTCCGTCTCCTTTTCGACTTTCTTCGGCTCGGCGTCCGGCAGCGTCGCGCCTTTCTGCGACACCAGTCCGGTCAATTCATGGTTGGCCTTGGTGTGGTCGGTCACCATCCGTTGCGCAAAATCGCGCACGGCCGAATCCGATGCCTTGCTCACGGCAACCTGGCTGAAGCTGACTTCCGCATTGCCACCCTCGGCAGCCTTGCAAACGAAGCTAAAATCGTGCTCCGAAAGCTGGCCACGATTTTCCGCCGCCTGCGCCACGGTAAACTGCCCCAGCGCGAACAAAGTTCCGACTGTGATATAACTCAAAAGTTTCGATGACTGTTTCATAGGTTTTGTTAATTTGTGTTGTTGGCTGACGAACTTCAAAACCGGCCTGTTCTCAAGGCCGTTGCTGACTTCAGCGAAAGTTGTGCCAAGCCGGTTTCGGCCCATTCCTTGGTTAAAACCACCTTTAATGCCCTCAATGGATGGACTTTCCAGCCGGTCTGGCCTTTTCCTCAAAAATGCCTTATGCAATTTGCGCCGGAAAAGATTGCGAATTGCGTGGAATCGCGGCCATTGCTCGGATCAACGCGAAGGCACTGTCAATTCCATCACTTCATTATCCACGCGGCTGATCGCAAAAATCCGGTCGCCGCGTTGCGGTTGTAAATTGCTCATGCCCGTGAAACTGCCGAACGCCGGAAGAATCGCGCTGCGCTTACCAAAACAAAAGCACGGCGCCCGGACGCCGCCGCCGTAAGCCTCGCGCAAAACAATCGCCGGATGCAGATGGCCCGACAGCATGTAACTTTCTGGTTCCGCGTGCGGCTCGTGGCAAAATAAAAACGGCGGGCGGCTCCAGCATTCCTCCGTCTCCAAAACGCGCCACAAAGCCGGCGGCGATCCCGATTTCCTGTCGTGGTTTCCGGGAATCAAAATGATTTCCAGCGCGGCGTTTTGTTCGCGCCACGCGGCGACGGTGTCCAGCATCTCCGGTTGCAACCCGGCCCGCGCATGAAAAAAATCTCCCAGCACAATGAGGCGGCGGCTATCGGTTTCGCGCAAAATTTTATCCAGGCGTTCCAGATCCCCAAGCGTGGTCCCTTCCGGCACGGCCACGCCCGCCCTGCGAAACGCCGCGGGTTTCCCTAAATGCAAATCGGCGATGATCATCGCCCGTTCGCGCGGCCAAAAAACCGCCTTCTCCGCCAGCAACGCCAGCCGTTCGCCCGCACAATCAATTTCCAGCATCATTTCTTTGCCGCCGCCTGTTCTTCCGCGACGACGTCCTGCAACTGTAACGCCATCCGCTTGACGCGGTCAGCCCATTTTTCCGAAGTCACGTTCGCCTGCACGAAAGACGCCCACAGCGGAAACGAAAGTGGCGTAAGCCGCGGCGTCTCACAGCGCACAATTTTCATCGTCTTCAATTCGCCCAGCGTTCCGTTGAGCCGGCCCACTTCAAGCTGGCGTTCCAAAACTTCTCGCCGCGCCTGTTCGAGCAACAAATTCTGCGGATCGTATTGCGTGAAGACATCGTAAAAAAGTCCGCTGGAAGATTGCAACTGCCGCGTGGTCTTGCCGCTGCCGGGATAACCCTGGAACACGAGCCCGGCGATGCGCGCGATCTCGCGAAATTGCCTGCGCGCCAGTTCCGCCGAGTTCAAACACGCAAGCAAATCCGTCAAAAGATTCTCCTGCGAAAAAACCTTTTGCCAATCTTCATCGCTCAATGAAAGCGCCGTCGCTGACAACAAACCAAACCCGTAATCGTTCAACGTCACCGCGATAGAAGCCGGAAAAAGTTTCGAGACGCGATGCGCCACCAACGCCGCGAGCCCTTCATGCACCAACCGCCCCGCGAAGGGAAAAATAAAATGATGCACGCCATCGCGCATCTGCAATCGCTCGATCAGCAATTCATCCGGCTCAGGAATACGCGACCAGTGCGCCTGGATTTTTAAAACCGGCTCGACCGCGCGCATCTCGCGCCCGTCAAAAATCCCATGGTTCGCCTGCGAAAGTTTTTGCCGCACCACGCGCGCAAGTTGGGATGAAAGGGGCATTCGCCCGCCCATCCATTGCGGAACCACGCCGCTCATTTTCTTCGAGCGCCGCACCCACGCGGTCATGTCGCGAATGCGCACGAGTTCCAATGTTTGTCCCGCAAACGAAAATTTATCACCCGGCTTGAATCGCCCGATGAACGATTCTTCAACCGTGCCGAGCATCGGCCCGCGCACGACGCGCACCGCGACCGCGCTATCGCTCGTGATCGTGCCGACGGACATGCGATGCAGCCGCCCGATGAATTCGTCAGGCACGCCATAAAGCCCGTTCGTTTCGCGCACGCGCGAGTATTGCGGATACGCGCGCAACGCATGGCCGCCAAGCGTCACGAAGTCCATGCACCAGCGCCACTCCTCATCCGTGAGATCGCGATACGCATGGCTGCTGCGCACTTCCGCGAGCATTTCCTTTTCATCGAATCCGCTGCCCAGCGCGACCGTCACGAGATGTTGCGCGAGCACGTCCAGCGGATGTTCCAGCGGCCGGCGCGATTCCAAATCCCCCGCCGCAATCGCCTCGCGCACGGCGGCAAATTCCACCAGTTCGAGCGCATGCGCCGGCACGCACACGATTCGGCTCACCGCATTCGGCTGATGCCCGCTGCGTCCCGCGCGTTGCAGCATCCGCGCGACGCCTTTCGGCGCGCCAATTTGGATCACCTGCTCCACCGGCGAAAAATCCACGCCCAAATCCAAACTCGCCGTACATACGACGCACCGAATCGTCCCCGCGCGCAACCGTTGTTCAACCTCCTCGCGAGCCGCGCGATCAATCGAACCGTGATGCAGCGCAATCTCATTCTCCCACGCGGGCTTGGCTTTCAACAAAGCCTGGAACCAAATCTCCGTTTGCGAACGCGTGTTCGTGAACAAAAGCGTCGTCTGTTTTTTCTCCAGATATTTCAACACCTGCGGCAGCAAATCCAAACCCAGGTGGCCGCCCCACGGAAACGTCTCGAGATTTTTCGGCAGCAAGGTTTCAACGGCCACGCGTTTTTTCAGATCCCCCGAAATCAGCCGCGCGGACGCGGCATTTTGCCCCATCAGGACAGCAAGCGCCTCGTCCAAATTCCCAAGCGTCGCCGAAAGCCCCCACGTGCGAAGCTGTGGAAACCAATGGCGCAATCGCGCCAGGCAAAGCTCGGTTTGCACGCCGCGCTTCGTGCCGAGAAGATCGTGCCATTCGTCCACGACAATGCTTTTGAGCGACGCCATTTTCTCTCGCGTGCCCGGATACGAAAGCAGGAGCGACAAACTTTCTGGCGTAGTCACCAGCACCGTGGGAAAACGCTCGCGTTGCTTCGCGCGCGTGGCGGAGGATGTATCGCCGGTGCGCAACTCCACCGTCCACGGCAATCCCAAATCCTCAATCGGCGCGCGAATGGATTTCGCCGTGTCATTCGCCAGCGCGCGCAACGGCGTGATCCATAACATGCGCAGCGGAACTTCCTTCGGCCACTGCTCCCGGTCGGGATTTTCCGTGAGCCATTCTATCAATGGCGGAATCGCAACGGCGTAGGTTTTCCCCGTGCCCGTCGGTGCGTGAATCAATCCGCCCCGCCCCGCCAAATAATCTGCCCATGTTTCACGTTGAAAATCAAAAGGCTTCCAACGATGCTCCTTAAACCACTGTAAACATTGGTTCAAAGCAGCTTCACCAGCAGCTTGGCTTGCTGGCGTATTGAATAAATTTTGCTCTTCCATCAGGCCGCATCCTCAAAATTAGCAAGTGCGCGCAAATTATCCAGCGTATCGGCTTCCTCAGGTTTCTTGTCCTGCCGCCAGCGACTCATGCGCGGGAACCGGACCGCCACGCCGGACTTGTGGCGCGTGGATTTTTGGATCGCCTCGAATGCGATTTCAAAAACTTGCGCGGGCGCCACGGTTCGCACCGGGCCAAATTTCCCGGTCGTGTTGTGCCGCACGAAATTATCCACCTGCAAAATTTCTTCATCAGTTAAACCCGAATAAGCTTTCGCAACCGGGACCAGTTGGCCTTGATCCCAAAGACCAAAAGTATAATCGGTGTAAAGGCTCGCGCGGCGCCCGTGGCCGAGTTGTGCGCAAATCAAAACGGCATCAATCACGAACGGATCAATCTTCCACTTCCACCAATCGCCGCGCTGCCGCCCAACGCCATAAAGAGAATCCTTTTTCTTCAGCATCAGTCCTTCAACTCCGCGTGCACGCGCTTCGGTTTGCAGGCGCGCGAGTTCCTCCCAGGATTGGACCTCCACCAATGGCGAGAGGCGCAATGGAAATACTGGCTTGAGCGCAAGGTCTTCGTGAACTGAATTCCCAATTTCCAATCCTGGCAACAATGGCGTTTCCAAAGATGGCATCGCGATCCCGATCGTTTTCTGCGACGCCTCGGCAGTCACTTGCGCGACAATTTCTTCGAGATTTTTCCTTCGCTCGACCAGTGGGCGCGCGCGCAAATCCTTCCCATCCAATTCAAGCAAATCATAAGCAACAAAAACGATGGGAAATTCACTGCGAGTGCGCACGCCGACTTTTTTCCGGCCAAGACGTCGCTGCAGTTTGCCGAACGGTAGCGGACGATCATTTTGCCACGCGAGAATTTCGCCATCCAGCACCGTGCCCGGCGGCAGGTTCGCGCCCGCTTCCACAATTTCCGGAAATGAATCCGTGACCATTTCATCCCCGCGCGACCACACCAGCGTATCATCGCCACGGCGGATTAGTTGCGCGCGGATGCCATCCCATTTCCATTCAGCGAACCAATCGCGCACATCACCAAGCGATGAAATATCCTCACCACGTTTGATTTTGATTTCGATCGGCGACGCCAAAAAAAATGGATACGGCTTGGCGGTTTCCACGACGCCATCCGCGCTGCTCATCAACCGCTGAAAATCCTCGGGCGTCGGCTGCCACGAACCGAGAACGCGATGCGCCATGATCGCCGGGTCCACGTTCGCGACCGCCGCCAAAGCGCGGATGACCAGCGTGCGCGCCACGCCAATGCGAAAATTTCCCGTGATGAGTTTGTTCCATACCAGCCGTTCGCTGGTTTTGAGTTCACGCCACGTCCGCCGCAACAATTCGCGCCGCGCCAACTCCGATAATGAGCGCAAGGGAACCAGCCGTTGCTCCACAATTTGCGAAAGCGAAAGTTTGGAACCTTCGCCTGGGTCGCGCATCAGCAGCGCCATCGCCTCGGCCATGTCGCCGACGGCGTCATAGCATTCGTCAATCAACCACTCCGGCAGATTCGTTTCCTCGGCGGTCAGTTGCCAAAGCGTTTTGGTGGGCACGGCTCGCGGCAAAGTGCGGCCGCAAAGAAATTGCAAAGCCCACGCGGCATCGGCGGGCGGCGCTTCACGAAAATAACTTTCCAGCGCGGCGACTTTTTCATTCGTGCGCGTCGTTTGATCCAACTCACAAAATAATTGGGTGAACCGTTTCACGATGGCTCGGTGGCTGTCTCGGTCACCTCGGCGGCGGGCGTTTCTTCTGGTTTATCCGCTTCCTCATCCAACTCGCCGGCAAAACGCGTTTCGATGGCCTCAGCCGCGATTCCCTTTTCACGTAAGTAGCGCGCGAATGCGTTCGTATATCCGTGCGTGACCCAAACCGTTTCCGCGCCGGTGGCCTCCACAGTTTGGCACAATCCATCCCAATCGGCGTGATCGGACAGTACAAATCCCCGGTCGAGCGAACGGCGACGGCGCGGCCCACGAATTTGCATCCACCCCGAGGCGAAGGCAGTCGAGATGTCGCCAAACTTTCGCAGCCACGGCGAATTGTCCGCCGAACCCGGCGCGAGAATGAATCCTTTGCCTTCAGCACTTTTCACCGTGTCAGCGTCCGCTTTGGCCGTCGGCGGCAACTTCACGCCGGCAGCGCGATATGCGGGCAAAAATCGTTCCATCGCGCCGTGCAAAAAAATCGGCCCGAGGTTCGCATCGAGCCCCGTCAAAAGGCGTTGCGCCTTGCCGAGCGAATAACAAAACAAAACGCTCGTGCGTTTTTCCATTTGGTTTTGCCGCCACCAATCGTTGATCTCGCGAAAAATGTCCGCCTGTGGCCGCCATTGATAGATGGGCAGGCCAAAAGTGGATTCCGTCACGAACATATTGCAACGAACCAGCTCGAACGGCTGCGAGATGCCGTCGTTCTCCAATTTATAATCGCCACTGACCACACACACTTCGCCGCCGTGTTCAATGCGCACCTGCGCCGAACCAAGAATGTGACCGGCGGGATGCAGTGAAACCTTGACGCCGTTGCGCGAAAAAGTTTCTCCATAAGCATGCGTCTCAATGCGGGCGTCGGCACCGAGGCGCACCTGCAAAATCTCTCGTCCAGTGGTTTCCGTAAGATATTGCCGCGAACCGGGACGCGCGTGATCCGAGTGGCCGTGAGTGATGACGGCCATGTCCACTGGTCGCCACGGGTCAATGTAGAAATCGCCCGCAACGCAGTAAAGTCCGCGTTCTGTATTCTGCAAAAGCATCGTGCGAACTATAACACAAGTGGCACGGATGCGAATGCGGCGGCGAAAAGAAAAGTAACTCCGCACAGGTCGGCGGAGTTACTTCATTCCTGGCCAGCTTCGTCGTTACGGATTCGAGACGCGGTAGAAGCGGGCGGTGTTCGTTGTGCTGACTTCGTTATATTCCTGAGTGCCGGAGCTGGTGGCCACGGATGAGCCGAGCGCCGTCCAATGCGCCATATCGCTCGATGCCTGAACGCGGTAACTAAACCCGGCGGGCGCATTAAATTTCAGGTGCGAAAATCCATTCGCGAGTTTGGAAACCCCGCCGAGGCGCAAGGCGTTCGTGTTCGCGAGCGGGCTGTTGTTGTGATAAAGGGCGAGCACGGGATTGACGTTGGTATCATAACCGGTGATCACCAGATCCAGACGTCCGTCATTGTCGGTGTCCACCCACGTGGCCGTGCCGAAGGAAAGTCCGGTGAACCCGGTGGACATATTGGTGAAAACATTGTTGCCGAGGTTGCGCCAGATTTGCGCCACGAAATTGCTGTTCGCATCCACACCGGTGATCGCAATGTCCAGCTTCCCGTCATTATCGAAATCTGCGACGGCAACTGAACTCTCCGACACGCCGGTAAGTCCCGCATTCACATTGGCGAACGTGCCATTGCCAAGATTGCGCCAGATTTGCGCGATCGGTCCGTTGGACGCGAATCCAGTGATGACCAGGTCAAGTTTACCATCGCCATCGAAATCGCCCCACGCGACTGCGCCCTGCGAAACTCCCGGAAGATTGGCGTTGATATTGGCGAACGTGCCGTTGCCCAGATTGCGCCATACCTGACAAATAGAATCGTTATTCAAATCCGTAGTCGTCCCAGCGATGACGAAATCCTGGTTGCCGTCTCCATCAAAATCTCCCCACGCAGTGGAACTATAAAATACCCCCGACAAAGGAACATTCAGGTTGGCAAAAGTTCCGTTGCCTTGATTGTGCCACACCTGCGCGACGGCGCCGCTGTCGCCGAACCCGGTAAGGAGAACATCGAGCCGCCCGTCATTATCCATGTCGCCCAGCGAAATCGAACCGGTATCCAACCCCGGAAGCGAAGTCGTCACCTCACTAAAAGATCCGCCGCCAAGATTGCGGTAGAGTTTGGTCACGCGCACGGGAAAACCCTGTCCGTCCACCCCCGCGAAACCGGAAAGCATGATGTCCTGGTTGCCATCATTATACATATCTCCCACTGCGGCCGCGCTGCTGCTGACGCCGGCAATCGTAGCGTTGAGATTGGCAAAAACATTATTGCCGGTGTTACGCCAGACCTGCGAGATATTATTGAAGCTCGCGTTTTCGCCGGTGACCAGAAGATCGAGTTTGCCGTCGCCATCAAAATCTCCCCACGCAATCGCGCCATGCCCCACCGGCGGCAAAGCAATGGACGCAAGACTGAAGACCGTGGATGCGGAAGCCACGAACGAAATATCGTCGCCATTGGTAACACCTGCGGAACTGCTGGCAACAATACGATAATGATAAGTGGCGCCCGGAGTGAGGCCCGTCTGCAAGTGCGTGAAAGTGAATGTCACCGATCCCGAACCAATCGGCGTGGAAAACGTAGTGGTCCCGTAATTGGTCGTGGGACCGATCTCAAAGGATACCGAGGTGGCGATACCGCCGGGATTGACCGAGGCATTCAACACCGCGCTGGTGGAGGTGATGGTCGTGGCGGCGAGAGTCTGCACGAAGCCCGCAGCAGAACTGGTTTCGGGCGCAATGAGACTCATCAATAAAATGGAAAACCCGAAAGCCGCGCGCCAAAAAACTCGCCGCAAGATTTTCAGAAATCCAGTGAGCGAAAAAAGTTGTTGGTGTGGATTAATAATGGATGCGATACGGAAACGGTCGTCGTCTGGTGCAGGCTGCATCTTATTCATAATATAATAACAGTTGCTT
This portion of the Verrucomicrobiia bacterium genome encodes:
- a CDS encoding FG-GAP-like repeat-containing protein, whose translation is MSLIAPETSSAAGFVQTLAATTITSTSAVLNASVNPGGIATSVSFEIGPTTNYGTTTFSTPIGSGSVTFTFTHLQTGLTPGATYHYRIVASSSAGVTNGDDISFVASASTVFSLASIALPPVGHGAIAWGDFDGDGKLDLLVTGENASFNNISQVWRNTGNNVFANLNATIAGVSSSAAAVGDMYNDGNQDIMLSGFAGVDGQGFPVRVTKLYRNLGGGSFSEVTTSLPGLDTGSISLGDMDNDGRLDVLLTGFGDSGAVAQVWHNQGNGTFANLNVPLSGVFYSSTAWGDFDGDGNQDFVIAGTTTDLNNDSICQVWRNLGNGTFANINANLPGVSQGAVAWGDFDGDGKLDLVITGFASNGPIAQIWRNLGNGTFANVNAGLTGVSESSVAVADFDNDGKLDIAITGVDANSNFVAQIWRNLGNNVFTNMSTGFTGLSFGTATWVDTDNDGRLDLVITGYDTNVNPVLALYHNNSPLANTNALRLGGVSKLANGFSHLKFNAPAGFSYRVQASSDMAHWTALGSSVATSSGTQEYNEVSTTNTARFYRVSNP
- a CDS encoding HypC/HybG/HupF family hydrogenase formation chaperone, with protein sequence MCLAIPGKVIEIANDAEGLRMARTNFGGVVKQICLTYMPEVQVGDYVLVHVGVAIGKVDEAEAERTYKALEELGQLEELEPPDIEALARERGNSP
- a CDS encoding DUF4142 domain-containing protein → MKQSSKLLSYITVGTLFALGQFTVAQAAENRGQLSEHDFSFVCKAAEGGNAEVSFSQVAVSKASDSAVRDFAQRMVTDHTKANHELTGLVSQKGATLPDAEPKKVEKETEKLQNLSGNDFDKAYMKIMLSDHEKTVKMFQKEADHGDDADLKGWVSKTLPTLQEHLSMAQTTEAAVKAKP
- a CDS encoding type 1 glutamine amidotransferase domain-containing protein; the encoded protein is MKTELKGKRIAILVANGFEQSELEGPNEALKEAGAETDIISPENGKVKGWDETDYGKEFDVDVKLKDAKSGDYDALVLPGGVMNPDKLRTLPLAVRFVREFFDAHKPVAAICHGPQTLIEAGVVNGRKMTSYPSIKTDLINAGASWVDEKVVVDEGLITSRKPDDIPAFNKKMIEEFA
- a CDS encoding ligase-associated DNA damage response DEXH box helicase, whose translation is MEEQNLFNTPASQAAGEAALNQCLQWFKEHRWKPFDFQRETWADYLAGRGGLIHAPTGTGKTYAVAIPPLIEWLTENPDREQWPKEVPLRMLWITPLRALANDTAKSIRAPIEDLGLPWTVELRTGDTSSATRAKQRERFPTVLVTTPESLSLLLSYPGTREKMASLKSIVVDEWHDLLGTKRGVQTELCLARLRHWFPQLRTWGLSATLGNLDEALAVLMGQNAASARLISGDLKKRVAVETLLPKNLETFPWGGHLGLDLLPQVLKYLEKKQTTLLFTNTRSQTEIWFQALLKAKPAWENEIALHHGSIDRAAREEVEQRLRAGTIRCVVCTASLDLGVDFSPVEQVIQIGAPKGVARMLQRAGRSGHQPNAVSRIVCVPAHALELVEFAAVREAIAAGDLESRRPLEHPLDVLAQHLVTVALGSGFDEKEMLAEVRSSHAYRDLTDEEWRWCMDFVTLGGHALRAYPQYSRVRETNGLYGVPDEFIGRLHRMSVGTITSDSAVAVRVVRGPMLGTVEESFIGRFKPGDKFSFAGQTLELVRIRDMTAWVRRSKKMSGVVPQWMGGRMPLSSQLARVVRQKLSQANHGIFDGREMRAVEPVLKIQAHWSRIPEPDELLIERLQMRDGVHHFIFPFAGRLVHEGLAALVAHRVSKLFPASIAVTLNDYGFGLLSATALSLSDEDWQKVFSQENLLTDLLACLNSAELARRQFREIARIAGLVFQGYPGSGKTTRQLQSSSGLFYDVFTQYDPQNLLLEQARREVLERQLEVGRLNGTLGELKTMKIVRCETPRLTPLSFPLWASFVQANVTSEKWADRVKRMALQLQDVVAEEQAAAKK
- a CDS encoding hydrogenase maturation protease, producing the protein MPEKYPSIHEGTRMKILVAGIGNIFYGDDAFGCEVARELKRVKLPENVTVTDFGIRSYDLAYALTNDFDAIILVDATTRGQAPGTVYLIEPDMNHLNELDRTSVDAHSMDPVAVIQMAQSLGGGVRGKLFLVGCEPAMVENEDGALELSEKVKAAIPGAMAMIGELIRELTGGKTKSSGLAPAVTKEV
- the pdeM gene encoding ligase-associated DNA damage response endonuclease PdeM, producing the protein MMLEIDCAGERLALLAEKAVFWPRERAMIIADLHLGKPAAFRRAGVAVPEGTTLGDLERLDKILRETDSRRLIVLGDFFHARAGLQPEMLDTVAAWREQNAALEIILIPGNHDRKSGSPPALWRVLETEECWSRPPFLFCHEPHAEPESYMLSGHLHPAIVLREAYGGGVRAPCFCFGKRSAILPAFGSFTGMSNLQPQRGDRIFAISRVDNEVMELTVPSR
- a CDS encoding ATP-dependent DNA ligase (catalyzes the ATP-dependent formation of a phosphodiester at the site of a single strand break in duplex DNA), which produces MKRFTQLFCELDQTTRTNEKVAALESYFREAPPADAAWALQFLCGRTLPRAVPTKTLWQLTAEETNLPEWLIDECYDAVGDMAEAMALLMRDPGEGSKLSLSQIVEQRLVPLRSLSELARRELLRRTWRELKTSERLVWNKLITGNFRIGVARTLVIRALAAVANVDPAIMAHRVLGSWQPTPEDFQRLMSSADGVVETAKPYPFFLASPIEIKIKRGEDISSLGDVRDWFAEWKWDGIRAQLIRRGDDTLVWSRGDEMVTDSFPEIVEAGANLPPGTVLDGEILAWQNDRPLPFGKLQRRLGRKKVGVRTRSEFPIVFVAYDLLELDGKDLRARPLVERRKNLEEIVAQVTAEASQKTIGIAMPSLETPLLPGLEIGNSVHEDLALKPVFPLRLSPLVEVQSWEELARLQTEARARGVEGLMLKKKDSLYGVGRQRGDWWKWKIDPFVIDAVLICAQLGHGRRASLYTDYTFGLWDQGQLVPVAKAYSGLTDEEILQVDNFVRHNTTGKFGPVRTVAPAQVFEIAFEAIQKSTRHKSGVAVRFPRMSRWRQDKKPEEADTLDNLRALANFEDAA
- a CDS encoding ligase-associated DNA damage response exonuclease: MLLQNTERGLYCVAGDFYIDPWRPVDMAVITHGHSDHARPGSRQYLTETTGREILQVRLGADARIETHAYGETFSRNGVKVSLHPAGHILGSAQVRIEHGGEVCVVSGDYKLENDGISQPFELVRCNMFVTESTFGLPIYQWRPQADIFREINDWWRQNQMEKRTSVLFCYSLGKAQRLLTGLDANLGPIFLHGAMERFLPAYRAAGVKLPPTAKADADTVKSAEGKGFILAPGSADNSPWLRKFGDISTAFASGWMQIRGPRRRRSLDRGFVLSDHADWDGLCQTVEATGAETVWVTHGYTNAFARYLREKGIAAEAIETRFAGELDEEADKPEETPAAEVTETATEPS
- a CDS encoding NifU family protein, whose product is MNAILALTSIPSKLDGPAGDAAHFPQVETKSRGRRIQELTGKISSLQDTQARELLRECLESVLELHEDGLRRIMQLLKNAGAAGRELSDGLLRDGVIRGLLLIHGLHPVPLEKRLLEALDRVRPFMQSQGGNVELITFENNHARLRVRSECQDFPSSSLTMELAVREAVEEACPDLLRFEVEAVLMQPPIAGVAPTEPLHWIVLEDLGELDEGEMRSIELEDAPVLVVKTGGNLYAYRNLCPACGTRLDEGTLKLNILKCRRGHEFDARRAGMCPHRREIHLELFPLLTANDAVKISVEPFSK